The Sediminispirochaeta smaragdinae DSM 11293 genome has a segment encoding these proteins:
- a CDS encoding AAA family ATPase has protein sequence MAPKIIYITGFRQHAGKTVTSLGLIHLLKRCYPPEKIGYIKPVGQELVELASGFTVDKDVKIVTAFTGIDDAETEFASPVQLRSGFTKAYIANPDREMVTMELREDIMKAMAHFASMDVVVAEGTGHPGVGGIIGLSNAEVGKLLGADVVFLSGGGIGKALDMLEVDLTYFMHKGCNVRGIIFNKILPDKIDQSRRYLTEELLRRAYPGFSEPLRILGFLPVMSDLPNPSMDLIRRKLKDAEVVGDCKEKSWHRSCRSVRIISLRTEYLDLARYIGPGDLIIIGSGSTERLRKVLEHNAKLTDPVGGIIITCKDDAALDPEVHRMLEEADIPTLLIDLDTAGTEQRVMQVFENTKLQLYDNDKYQKICSLFEEYFDFEKFRELFLP, from the coding sequence ATGGCGCCGAAGATCATCTATATTACCGGATTTCGACAACATGCGGGAAAGACGGTAACCAGTCTTGGTCTTATTCATCTTCTCAAGCGATGCTATCCACCGGAGAAGATAGGATATATCAAGCCGGTGGGACAGGAGCTTGTCGAGCTTGCCTCCGGGTTTACCGTTGATAAGGATGTAAAGATTGTGACGGCGTTTACCGGGATCGATGATGCCGAGACGGAATTTGCTTCTCCTGTTCAGCTTCGTTCCGGCTTTACGAAGGCCTATATCGCTAATCCCGATCGTGAAATGGTCACGATGGAACTTCGCGAGGATATTATGAAAGCAATGGCCCATTTTGCCTCAATGGATGTCGTTGTAGCCGAAGGAACGGGGCATCCCGGGGTTGGCGGCATCATAGGCCTTTCAAATGCGGAAGTCGGAAAGCTGCTTGGAGCGGATGTGGTCTTCCTTTCTGGGGGAGGAATCGGCAAGGCTCTGGATATGCTGGAGGTTGATCTTACGTACTTTATGCATAAAGGGTGCAATGTTCGTGGCATTATCTTTAATAAGATATTACCGGATAAGATTGATCAATCTCGCCGTTATCTTACTGAAGAGCTTCTGCGTAGGGCCTATCCCGGTTTTTCAGAGCCGCTTCGAATCCTTGGTTTTCTTCCTGTGATGTCGGATTTGCCAAATCCTTCAATGGATCTTATCAGGCGGAAGCTTAAAGACGCAGAGGTAGTGGGGGATTGTAAAGAAAAAAGCTGGCACAGGTCCTGCCGAAGTGTCCGGATTATTAGTCTGCGTACCGAATACCTCGATCTCGCTCGCTATATTGGCCCCGGGGATCTCATCATTATAGGATCTGGTTCTACCGAAAGGCTCCGAAAAGTCTTGGAACATAACGCGAAGCTTACCGATCCTGTCGGCGGGATCATCATAACCTGTAAGGATGATGCGGCCCTTGATCCCGAGGTACACCGTATGCTCGAAGAAGCGGATATCCCGACGCTTCTTATTGACCTTGATACTGCCGGAACCGAACAGCGGGTGATGCAAGTCTTTGAGAACACGAAGCTGCAACTGTACGATAATGATAAGTATCAGAAAATATGTTCTCTTTTCGAAGAATATTTCGACTTTGAAAAATTTCGGGAGTTGTTTCTCCCATGA
- a CDS encoding pyridoxal-phosphate dependent enzyme translates to MENRSEYQTFDLLADASNAFPEIQEAIYDAAAIASDHDRPIQERISAFEDIIDSEVGDTLLLRARNIEREFGLRQLYLKFEGGNPSGTQKDRIAFAHVRDAMRRGYSGIAIATCGNYGGAMAFAARLAGLSCTAFIPQSYKTRRISEMEGYGVEIIRTPGDYEDAVDRCREYATEKDIYDANPGDTNSVLQMEAYGQIAYELYDELRDAPAAVAIPVSNGSTLAGIQRGFISLYRRGKTSRMPKLIAGSATKKNPIIKAFKSGLSECSDLAPDSIHESAVNEPLINWHSIDGDQALSSIYNSRGWAMDATDKEMVAFARIIREKEGLNVLPASTAGLIAMLKRHKEEPLPGDRYVAILTGRKQ, encoded by the coding sequence ATGGAAAATCGATCGGAGTATCAAACCTTTGATCTCCTTGCAGACGCTTCGAACGCCTTCCCGGAGATCCAGGAAGCCATCTACGATGCAGCAGCCATTGCCTCAGACCATGATCGTCCCATTCAGGAACGTATATCAGCCTTTGAAGATATCATCGATTCAGAAGTCGGAGATACCCTTCTGCTTCGGGCGAGAAACATCGAACGGGAATTCGGACTCAGGCAGCTCTATCTAAAATTCGAGGGAGGAAATCCATCGGGAACTCAAAAAGACCGGATTGCCTTTGCCCATGTTCGCGATGCAATGCGTCGAGGTTATAGTGGTATCGCCATAGCAACTTGCGGAAATTACGGAGGAGCCATGGCCTTTGCCGCCCGGCTCGCGGGACTTTCCTGTACGGCATTTATTCCTCAGAGCTATAAAACCCGTAGAATTAGCGAGATGGAAGGATACGGCGTGGAAATCATCCGAACGCCGGGAGACTACGAAGATGCTGTAGACCGATGTCGGGAATATGCGACGGAAAAGGATATCTACGATGCAAACCCGGGAGATACAAACTCAGTGTTACAAATGGAAGCCTATGGCCAGATTGCCTATGAATTGTACGACGAGCTTCGTGATGCTCCCGCTGCCGTTGCAATCCCCGTTTCAAATGGATCAACCCTGGCGGGAATACAACGCGGTTTCATCAGTCTATACAGAAGAGGAAAAACGAGTAGAATGCCGAAATTGATCGCAGGCTCTGCAACCAAAAAAAACCCGATCATCAAAGCCTTTAAAAGCGGTCTTTCAGAATGTTCTGATCTTGCTCCCGATTCGATACATGAGTCAGCGGTTAATGAACCACTGATAAACTGGCACTCTATCGATGGAGATCAGGCACTTTCGTCGATTTACAACTCCAGAGGTTGGGCCATGGATGCCACCGATAAGGAGATGGTTGCCTTTGCAAGGATCATTCGGGAGAAAGAGGGGCTAAATGTCCTTCCTGCGTCTACTGCGGGTTTGATTGCCATGTTGAAGCGGCATAAAGAGGAGCCGCTTCCGGGAGATCGTTATGTGGCAATCCTTACTGGCCGTAAACAGTAA
- the gdhA gene encoding NADP-specific glutamate dehydrogenase, translated as MYNIKEFMAELEKKNPAEPEFIQAVQEVIESVIDVVNDNPAYLNAKILERITEPDRIYTFKVEWEDDNGDVQVNRGYRVQFNNAIGPYKGGLRFHPSVTLGTLKFLGFEQTFKNSLTTLPMGGAKGGSDFNPKGKSDNEIMRFCRSFMTSLWRYIGPETDVPAGDIGVGGREIGYLYGQYKRLQLVNAGVLTGKGRNWGGSLIRPEATGFGSMYFTRQMVESTGESMKGKRIAVSGFGNVAWGACMKASELGAKVLTISGPDGYILDEAGVNTQEKWDYMLELRASNNDVVEPYAAKFGAKFFPGKRPWDVPVDIAVPCAIQNELHGDDADKLMANGVKFVVETSNMGCTAEAVEKFLAAKVPFVPGKAANAGGVAVSGLEMSQNSMKLSWPAEEVDEKLKRIMGDIHDACVREGRTEDGYINYVKGANIAGFKKVADAMLDLGY; from the coding sequence GTGTACAACATAAAAGAATTTATGGCCGAGCTTGAAAAAAAGAATCCGGCCGAACCTGAATTTATTCAGGCTGTTCAGGAAGTAATAGAATCGGTTATCGATGTTGTAAACGATAATCCGGCATATCTGAATGCGAAAATACTTGAACGGATTACCGAACCGGATCGCATCTACACCTTCAAGGTTGAATGGGAAGATGATAACGGGGATGTTCAGGTAAATCGTGGCTATCGTGTACAGTTCAATAACGCTATCGGTCCGTATAAAGGCGGTTTGCGTTTCCACCCCAGCGTGACATTGGGTACGCTGAAATTCCTTGGTTTCGAGCAGACCTTTAAAAATAGTCTGACGACCCTTCCGATGGGAGGTGCAAAAGGGGGAAGTGATTTCAACCCCAAAGGAAAAAGCGATAATGAAATTATGCGTTTCTGCCGCAGCTTCATGACAAGCCTCTGGCGTTACATTGGTCCCGAAACCGATGTACCTGCAGGCGATATCGGTGTCGGCGGCAGGGAAATCGGATACCTTTACGGACAATATAAACGCCTCCAGTTGGTAAATGCCGGCGTGTTGACAGGAAAAGGAAGGAACTGGGGCGGTTCTTTGATCAGGCCGGAAGCCACCGGTTTCGGTTCGATGTATTTTACTCGGCAGATGGTGGAAAGTACCGGAGAATCCATGAAAGGCAAGAGAATTGCTGTTTCCGGATTCGGCAACGTCGCCTGGGGTGCCTGTATGAAGGCTTCCGAACTGGGGGCGAAGGTCCTTACCATTTCGGGGCCCGATGGATATATTCTCGACGAAGCGGGAGTCAATACCCAGGAGAAATGGGACTACATGCTTGAACTGCGCGCCAGCAATAACGACGTGGTTGAGCCTTATGCCGCTAAGTTTGGTGCAAAGTTTTTCCCCGGAAAGCGTCCTTGGGATGTTCCCGTAGACATTGCTGTCCCCTGTGCCATCCAGAATGAGCTGCACGGAGATGATGCAGACAAACTGATGGCAAACGGTGTCAAATTCGTGGTCGAGACCAGTAATATGGGTTGTACCGCAGAGGCTGTAGAAAAATTCCTTGCAGCGAAAGTCCCCTTTGTTCCTGGAAAGGCCGCTAATGCTGGCGGGGTTGCTGTTTCCGGTTTGGAGATGAGCCAGAACTCCATGAAACTTTCCTGGCCCGCCGAAGAGGTGGATGAAAAGTTGAAACGGATCATGGGAGACATCCATGATGCTTGTGTCCGTGAGGGACGTACTGAGGATGGATACATCAATTATGTAAAGGGAGCGAATATCGCCGGTTTCAAGAAAGTGGCCGATGCGATGCTCGATCTCGGTTACTAA
- a CDS encoding ATP-binding protein, whose protein sequence is MNLLSLASYTGFLVSMVAGIDGLRRNSKTMKGVLFFLFSLSVGIWCLGYAFLYAADNETFAWFWYRLTAPSWCFLPALVFHFVMILTEVKGLRKSVTSFLYLIALVFSWKALTGVLMAKEFLFRPDAFATIEVHAVDSPWYRAYLVYQIGSLSAGFFLLIKWRMRTNVVRFKKQANLIIGFFLATLLFLNALSFLPSFSSSPWPNIAPAVLVLIMIGTWYAITRYRMLDVTPELAAGYIMSKMLDGVLLVDAAGTIRDANNRILEMLRIRRRALIGQRLIRLFPTTDSFDPMTEFDIDKLDSTATLEREVLCGFSLEDAIPVLAAFSLLLDSAGEVGGAVVVVHDLRFRRELETAKLEAEKADRAKARFLAHMSHDIKTPLNSIIGYAQLLVSDDELSSRNRRLSISICESGNHLLELLSDILDATQMEAGRMVIERKGFSFRNLLREIAIGYRLTAKRHGLDFRVYLGPNLPMFLLGDKKRILQILNNILSNAVKYTPVGGRVECEVGTSSDETSAARVLRIIVSDTGPGISEELQKSIFEPFARGAEYAGRVEGQGLGLTISRELTRMMGGILEYRDAEIGGSSFIFTIPVEICDKKNDAQWCEEAFVHSTEQYRMGIDSRVPIADLLPSEIPAVSVLGQMRSLIGDGDVGAFIEFVDGHGKNRFPEFFNYFRTLAEGFQIHRIQDELEIFMSSERER, encoded by the coding sequence ATGAATCTGCTTTCCCTTGCTTCCTATACTGGATTTCTTGTTTCGATGGTGGCGGGGATTGATGGGCTTCGACGAAACTCCAAAACGATGAAGGGGGTGCTCTTTTTCCTTTTTTCGCTTTCGGTTGGGATATGGTGCTTGGGGTATGCTTTTTTATATGCGGCCGACAACGAAACCTTTGCCTGGTTCTGGTACCGTTTGACCGCTCCTAGCTGGTGTTTCCTCCCTGCGTTGGTTTTTCATTTTGTCATGATACTTACCGAAGTAAAAGGCCTGAGAAAAAGCGTTACGTCGTTCTTGTATCTGATTGCCTTGGTTTTTTCATGGAAGGCGCTCACCGGCGTGCTTATGGCAAAAGAGTTTCTCTTTCGTCCCGATGCCTTTGCCACCATTGAAGTCCACGCGGTAGATTCCCCCTGGTACCGAGCATATCTTGTTTACCAGATTGGATCATTATCGGCAGGCTTCTTTCTTCTTATCAAATGGCGTATGCGGACGAATGTGGTGCGCTTTAAGAAGCAGGCCAATTTGATTATTGGTTTTTTTCTTGCTACGCTTCTGTTTTTGAATGCCCTTAGTTTTCTTCCTTCTTTTTCTTCTTCTCCATGGCCGAATATCGCACCAGCCGTTTTGGTCCTTATCATGATCGGTACATGGTATGCAATCACCCGCTACCGCATGCTTGATGTCACTCCTGAACTTGCCGCCGGTTATATTATGTCCAAAATGCTCGATGGTGTTTTGTTGGTGGATGCTGCTGGTACTATCCGTGATGCCAATAATCGTATCCTTGAAATGCTTAGAATCCGTCGGAGAGCACTTATTGGGCAGAGACTCATTCGTCTTTTCCCTACAACGGATTCTTTTGATCCCATGACCGAGTTTGATATCGATAAACTTGATTCGACGGCAACCCTGGAACGCGAGGTTTTATGTGGCTTTTCTCTGGAAGATGCAATACCGGTACTGGCTGCCTTTTCTCTGCTTCTTGATTCTGCCGGTGAAGTCGGAGGAGCCGTAGTTGTTGTTCACGACCTTCGGTTTCGTCGGGAACTGGAGACGGCTAAACTAGAGGCGGAGAAGGCCGATCGGGCAAAAGCGCGTTTTCTTGCTCATATGAGTCACGACATCAAAACTCCGCTGAACAGCATTATCGGATATGCACAGCTTTTGGTTTCCGATGATGAACTTTCTTCCCGTAATCGACGTTTGAGTATCAGTATTTGCGAGAGTGGTAATCACCTGCTCGAGCTTCTTAGCGACATCCTCGATGCTACGCAGATGGAAGCGGGAAGGATGGTCATAGAGCGAAAGGGTTTTTCTTTTAGAAATCTCCTGAGAGAGATTGCAATAGGCTACCGCCTTACGGCAAAAAGGCATGGACTTGATTTTCGGGTTTACCTCGGACCAAATCTTCCTATGTTCTTGCTTGGTGACAAAAAGAGGATTTTGCAGATATTGAACAATATTCTTTCGAATGCCGTAAAATATACCCCTGTGGGAGGGCGGGTGGAATGCGAGGTGGGAACCTCTTCCGATGAAACAAGTGCCGCCCGGGTCCTCCGCATCATCGTGAGCGATACGGGGCCGGGTATTTCCGAAGAATTGCAGAAAAGCATATTTGAGCCTTTTGCCCGAGGAGCGGAATATGCCGGCAGGGTTGAGGGGCAGGGCCTTGGCCTGACCATCAGTCGTGAGCTTACCAGAATGATGGGAGGAATCCTTGAATACCGGGATGCCGAGATTGGGGGGAGCTCCTTCATCTTTACAATTCCTGTTGAAATCTGTGATAAAAAAAACGATGCTCAATGGTGTGAGGAGGCTTTTGTGCATAGCACCGAACAATATCGCATGGGAATTGACTCTCGTGTTCCCATTGCAGATCTTTTGCCTTCGGAGATTCCTGCTGTTTCTGTTCTTGGGCAGATGCGTTCTCTCATCGGTGATGGAGATGTCGGTGCCTTTATCGAATTTGTCGACGGACATGGGAAAAATCGTTTCCCTGAATTCTTCAACTACTTTCGTACTTTGGCGGAAGGCTTTCAAATTCACCGTATTCAGGATGAGCTTGAAATCTTTATGTCCTCGGAGAGAGAGCGATGA